From a single Peromyscus maniculatus bairdii isolate BWxNUB_F1_BW_parent chromosome 4, HU_Pman_BW_mat_3.1, whole genome shotgun sequence genomic region:
- the Or8i2 gene encoding olfactory receptor 8I2: MLEVKPTLILGPFVLSVFFFFNFSYYLFKVKSMVELSKMTEDNFTEVTVFMLSGFSDHPELQVSLFLIFLFIYLFTVLGNLGLIMLIRIDSQLHTPMYFFLSNLAFIDIFYSSTVTPKALVNFQSTQKSISFVGCFVQMYFFVGLVCSECFLLGSMAYDRYVAICNPLLYSVIMSQKVCNWLGVIPYAIGFTNSLISICVISSLPFCDSYINHFFCDTTALLALSCVDAFSTELVIFVLAGFTLLSSLLIIASTYLIIISAILRIPSAAGRWKAFSTCASHLTGVTVFYGSLIFTYLQPDNTSSLTQAQVASVFYTIVIPMLNPLIYSLRNKDVKNALLRVIHRKLFL; this comes from the coding sequence ATGCTGGAGGTCAAGCCTACACTGATTCTTGGACCTTTTGTCttgagtgtcttttttttttttaatttttcttactaTTTATTCAAGGTTAAATCAATGGTTGAGTTATCAAAAATGACAGAGGATAATTTCACAGAAGTGACAGTCTTCATGCTCAGTGGATTTTCAGATCATCCAGAATTACAAGTCAGTCTGTTCTTAATATTCCTTTTCATCTATTTATTCACTGTGTTGGGCAATCTTGGGCTAATCATGTTAATCAGAATTGACTCTCAGCTTCACACACCTATGTACTTTTTTCTCAGCAATTTAGCATTCATTGACATATTTTATTCCTCCACTGTAACACCCAAGGCACTAGTCAATTTCCAGTCCACACAGAAATCAATTTCCTTTGTAGGCTGCTTTGTTCAAATGTATTTCTTTGTTGGTTTGGTGTGCAGTGAGTGTTTCCTTCTGGGATCGATGGCCTATGATCGCTATGTGGCAATCTGCAATCCCTTGCTATATTCTGTGATTATGTCCCAGAAGGTGTGTAACTGGCTGGGAGTGATACCATATGCAATTGGATTTACAAACTCTCTGATATCTATCTGTGTGATAAGCAGTTTGCCATTCTGTgattcctacatcaatcatttcTTTTGTGACACCACAGCTCTTTTAGCCCTGTCCTGTGTAGATGCCTTCAGCACAGAACTTGTGATCTTTGTTCTAGCTGGGTTCACACTCCTGAGTTCTCTCCTCATCATTGCTTCCACTTACCTCATCATCATCTCTGCCATCCTCAGGATCCCATCAGCAGCTGGCAGGTGGAAGGCCTTTTCTACCTGTGCCTCCCACCTCACAGGGGTCACTGTCTTCTATGGCTCCTTGATTTTCACCTATTTGCAACCTGATAACACATCATCCCTCACCCAGGCACAAGTGGCTTCTGTATTCTACACCATTGTTATTCCAATGCTGAACCCACTGATTTACAGTCTGAGGaacaaagatgtgaaaaatgCTCTCCTGAGAGTCATCCACAGGAAACTTTTTCTATGA